In a genomic window of Magnolia sinica isolate HGM2019 chromosome 16, MsV1, whole genome shotgun sequence:
- the LOC131228950 gene encoding uncharacterized protein LOC131228950, with amino-acid sequence MAKAIQTVNLLLLLLGSIFIAAQSRPFNRGFILDIVDFANEFSLGSIKSSGPNPGGGGHTSTNVNTLGGIKNSGPSPGGEGHKFTNANTLGGIKEGPSPGGGGHKFTNANTLGGIKEGPSPGGGGHKFTNANTLGGIKEGPSPGGGGHKFTNANTVGGIKDSGPSPGGGGHKFTNANTVGGIKDSGSSPGGGGHKSTNANTVGGNKKSGPSPGGGGHKFMNANTLGGNKNTGPSPGGRGHKFTTANTIGGIKDSGPSPGEGHPNVDKVHQ; translated from the coding sequence ATGGCTAAAGCAATCCAGACCgtaaatcttcttcttctcttgctGGGGTCCATCTTCATTGCGGCCCAATCTCGGCCCTTCAACCGTGGGTTCATCCTCGACATCGTTGATTTCGCTAATGAATTCTCTCTAGGATCTATCAAAAGTTCAGGTCCGAACCCTGGCGGCGGTGGCCATACGTCTACGAATGTGAACACTCTGGGAGGGATCAAGAACTCTGGACCAAGCCCGGGAGGCGAAGGCCACAAGTTCACGAATGCCAACACTCTAGGAGGGATTAAGGAGGGACCGAGCCCGGGAGGTGGGGGCCATAAGTTCACAAATGCTAACACTCTAGGAGGGATTAAGGAGGGACCGAGCCCAGGAGGTGGGGGCCATAAGTTCACGAATGCCAACACTCTAGGAGGTATTAAGGAGGGACCGAGCCCGGGAGGTGGGGGCCATAAGTTCACTAATGCCAACACTGTAGGAGGCATTAAGGACTCTGGACCAAGCCCGGGAGGCGGAGGCCATAAgttcacaaatgccaacactgtAGGAGGGATTAAGGACTCTGGGTCAAGCCCTGGAGGCGGGGGCCACAAGTCCACCAATGCCAACACTGTAGGAGGGAATAAGAAGTCTGGGCCAAGTCCAGGAGGCGGGGGCCACAAGTTCATGAATGCCAACACTCTAGGAGGGAATAAGAACACTGGGCCAAGTCCAGGAGGCAGGGGCCATAAGTTCACGACTGCGAATACTATCGGAGGGATTAAAGATTCCGGGCCGAGCCCCGGAGAAGGGCATCCCAACGTCGATAAAGTGCACCAATGA